One region of Lathamus discolor isolate bLatDis1 chromosome 2, bLatDis1.hap1, whole genome shotgun sequence genomic DNA includes:
- the RNF138 gene encoding E3 ubiquitin-protein ligase RNF138 isoform X1: MAEGATAAEACFSEDDFYCPVCQEVFKTPVRTANCQHVFCRKCFLTAIRESGTHCPLCRGSVTKKERTYPKRALDVENSMKKASGGCRCCEKQVRFSWMRQHYKTCKKYQDEYGVSSIIPKLQISQDSTGNSSRSDAISDNGEMANNQILQGETSGHPTFKCPLCQEANFTRQRLLDHCNNRHLYQIVPVICPICVSLPWADTNQVTRNLVSHLNLRHRFDYGEFVNLQLDEEAQYQNAVQESCHVNF, from the exons ATGGCCGAGGGAGCCACAGCGGCGGAGGCGTGCTTCAGCGAGGACGATTTTTACTGTCCCGTCTGCCAGGAGGTGTTCAAAACGCCCGTGAGGACCGCGAACTGCCAGCACGT GTTTTGCAGGAAGTGCTTCTTGACAGCTATCAGAGAAAGTGGAACACATTGTCCTCTCTGCCGGGGGAGCGTgactaaaaaagaaagaacatatCCCAAAAGGGCTCTAGATGTTGAAAACAGTATGAAGAAAGCTTCTGGGGGCTGTAGATGCTGTGAGAAGCAG GTTAGATTTTCGTGGATGAGACAGCATTATAAAACGTGTAAGAAGTATCAGGATGAATATGGTGTTTCTTCTATTATTCCAAAGTTACAGATTTCCCAAGATTCTACAGGGAACAG TAGCAGGAGTGATGCAATATCTGATAATGGCGAGATGGCTAATAATCAAATACTTCAGGGAGAAACAAG TGGACACCCAACCTTCAAATGCCCCCTGTGTCAGGAAGCCAATTTTACCAGACAACGCTTGCTGGATCACTGTAATAATAGGCATCTTTATCAGATAGTTCCTGTA ATCTGTCCCATTTGTGTATCTCTTCCTTGGGCAGATACTAACCAGGTGACTAGAAATCTCGTTAGCCATCTAAATCTAAGACACCGGTTTGACTATGGAGAATTTGTG AATCTTCAGCTTGATGAAGAAGCCCAATACCAAAATGCAGTTCAAGAATCCTGTCATGTGAACTTTTAA
- the RNF138 gene encoding E3 ubiquitin-protein ligase RNF138 isoform X2 codes for MAEGATAAEACFSEDDFYCPVCQEVFKTPVRTANCQHVFCRKCFLTAIRESGTHCPLCRGSVTKKERTYPKRALDVENSMKKASGGCRCCEKQVRFSWMRQHYKTCKKYQDEYGVSSIIPKLQISQDSTGNSRSDAISDNGEMANNQILQGETSGHPTFKCPLCQEANFTRQRLLDHCNNRHLYQIVPVICPICVSLPWADTNQVTRNLVSHLNLRHRFDYGEFVNLQLDEEAQYQNAVQESCHVNF; via the exons ATGGCCGAGGGAGCCACAGCGGCGGAGGCGTGCTTCAGCGAGGACGATTTTTACTGTCCCGTCTGCCAGGAGGTGTTCAAAACGCCCGTGAGGACCGCGAACTGCCAGCACGT GTTTTGCAGGAAGTGCTTCTTGACAGCTATCAGAGAAAGTGGAACACATTGTCCTCTCTGCCGGGGGAGCGTgactaaaaaagaaagaacatatCCCAAAAGGGCTCTAGATGTTGAAAACAGTATGAAGAAAGCTTCTGGGGGCTGTAGATGCTGTGAGAAGCAG GTTAGATTTTCGTGGATGAGACAGCATTATAAAACGTGTAAGAAGTATCAGGATGAATATGGTGTTTCTTCTATTATTCCAAAGTTACAGATTTCCCAAGATTCTACAGGGAACAG CAGGAGTGATGCAATATCTGATAATGGCGAGATGGCTAATAATCAAATACTTCAGGGAGAAACAAG TGGACACCCAACCTTCAAATGCCCCCTGTGTCAGGAAGCCAATTTTACCAGACAACGCTTGCTGGATCACTGTAATAATAGGCATCTTTATCAGATAGTTCCTGTA ATCTGTCCCATTTGTGTATCTCTTCCTTGGGCAGATACTAACCAGGTGACTAGAAATCTCGTTAGCCATCTAAATCTAAGACACCGGTTTGACTATGGAGAATTTGTG AATCTTCAGCTTGATGAAGAAGCCCAATACCAAAATGCAGTTCAAGAATCCTGTCATGTGAACTTTTAA